One genomic window of Actinomycetes bacterium includes the following:
- a CDS encoding sulfate ABC transporter permease subunit — PVGLIFWRTFENGLAPVIDGLTTQATIHAFQLTAVIAFWAVLANTVFGVVAALLLVRYDFRGKRVLNALIDLPLAVSPVIVGLSLILVYGRTTGIGQALAGIGIGIIFSIPGMVMATIFVSIPLVVRAVAPVLEEIGDDQEQAARTLGAGPVQTFRRITLPSIRGALAYGVVLAAARSLGEYGAVAVVSGRLVGRTQTVTLLVQERYLNFDQETAYACALLLVVTAVLALGVSRLLAPKEIKR; from the coding sequence CCGGTCGGCTTGATCTTCTGGCGGACGTTCGAGAACGGCCTCGCCCCGGTCATCGACGGCCTGACCACCCAGGCCACCATCCACGCCTTCCAGCTCACCGCGGTCATCGCGTTCTGGGCCGTGCTGGCCAACACCGTCTTCGGCGTCGTGGCCGCGCTGCTGCTGGTGCGGTACGACTTCCGCGGCAAGCGGGTCCTCAACGCACTCATCGACCTGCCACTCGCGGTCTCGCCGGTCATCGTCGGCCTGTCGCTCATCCTGGTCTACGGCCGCACCACCGGCATCGGGCAGGCGCTGGCCGGCATCGGCATCGGCATCATCTTCTCGATCCCCGGGATGGTGATGGCCACGATCTTCGTCTCGATCCCCCTGGTCGTGCGGGCCGTCGCCCCCGTGCTGGAGGAGATCGGCGACGACCAGGAGCAGGCCGCGCGGACCCTGGGCGCCGGCCCGGTGCAGACCTTCCGGCGCATCACGCTGCCCTCCATCCGCGGTGCCCTCGCCTACGGCGTGGTGCTCGCAGCCGCCCGGTCGCTCGGCGAGTACGGCGCTGTGGCCGTGGTGTCCGGGCGACTCGTCGGACGGACCCAGACGGTCACGCTGCTCGTGCAGGAGCGCTACCTCAACTTCGACCAGGAGACGGCCTACGCCTGCGCCCTGCTGCTGGTCGTCACCGCCGTGCTGGCACTCGGCGTCAGCCGACTGCTCGCCCCCAAGGAGATCAAGAGATGA
- the cysA gene encoding sulfate ABC transporter ATP-binding protein, with amino-acid sequence MSIIVRDVGKSFGDFAALTDVSVEIPTGSLTALLGPSGGGKSTLLRVIAGLESPDTGGVEIEGRDATRLPAQDRGVGFVFQHYAAFKHLTVQRNVAFGLEIRKRPKAEIKEKVRELLELVHLERFGHRYPAQLSGGQRQRMALARALAVEPQVLLLDEPFGALDAQVRKELRAWLRRLHDQVHVTTVFVTHDQEEAMEVADSIVVMAQGKVEQVGSPDDLYDAPANDFVMSFLGPVTKLDGQLVRPHDIELFTETRPDTTPAVVDRVTRLGFEVRVDLTVGEEEVWAQVTRGTLDQLGIEEGRTVHVRRAAPVRAAAV; translated from the coding sequence ATGAGCATCATCGTCCGTGACGTCGGCAAGAGCTTCGGCGACTTCGCCGCCCTGACCGACGTGTCGGTCGAGATCCCGACCGGGTCGCTGACTGCCCTGCTCGGGCCGAGCGGCGGCGGCAAGTCGACCCTGCTCCGGGTGATCGCCGGCCTGGAGTCGCCCGACACGGGCGGCGTCGAGATCGAAGGGCGCGACGCGACCCGCCTCCCCGCGCAGGACCGGGGCGTCGGCTTCGTGTTCCAGCACTACGCCGCGTTCAAGCACCTGACGGTGCAGCGCAACGTCGCCTTCGGCCTGGAGATCCGCAAGCGGCCCAAGGCCGAGATCAAGGAGAAGGTGCGCGAGCTGCTCGAGCTCGTGCACCTCGAGCGGTTCGGCCATCGCTACCCGGCACAGCTCTCGGGCGGCCAGCGGCAGCGCATGGCGCTCGCCCGGGCGCTCGCGGTCGAGCCGCAGGTGCTGCTCCTCGACGAGCCGTTCGGCGCGCTGGACGCCCAGGTCCGCAAGGAGCTGCGGGCCTGGCTGCGCCGGCTGCATGACCAGGTGCACGTCACGACGGTCTTCGTGACCCACGACCAGGAGGAGGCGATGGAGGTCGCCGACTCCATCGTGGTGATGGCCCAGGGCAAGGTGGAGCAGGTCGGCTCACCGGACGACCTCTACGACGCGCCCGCCAACGACTTCGTCATGAGCTTCCTCGGGCCGGTCACCAAGCTCGACGGCCAGCTGGTCCGGCCGCACGACATCGAGCTCTTCACCGAGACCCGGCCGGACACCACGCCGGCCGTGGTCGACCGGGTCACCCGCCTCGGCTTCGAGGTGCGGGTGGACCTCACCGTCGGCGAGGAGGAGGTCTGGGCGCAGGTGACGCGGGGGACGTTGGACCAGCTCGGGATCGAGGAGGGGCGCACGGTGCACGTGCGTCGCGCGGCCCCGGTCCGTGCCGCGGCGGTCTGA
- a CDS encoding Rrf2 family transcriptional regulator: MRVTARVDYAVRALVQLAADASVTPVKAEHLATAQQIPLKFLLEILRQLKQHKLLVSRRGPEGGYTLARPPAQIAIADVIRAVEGPLATVRDVSPATLDYDGPTESLRTVWIAVRGSLRHVLEDVTLQDVMSGRLPRHVVAIADKYGVDERP; the protein is encoded by the coding sequence GTGCGCGTGACAGCCCGGGTCGACTACGCCGTGCGCGCGCTGGTCCAGCTCGCCGCGGACGCCTCGGTGACCCCGGTCAAGGCCGAGCACCTGGCGACGGCCCAGCAGATCCCGCTGAAGTTCCTGCTCGAGATCCTGCGCCAGCTCAAGCAGCACAAGCTGCTGGTCAGCCGGCGCGGCCCCGAGGGCGGCTACACGCTGGCCCGGCCGCCCGCGCAGATCGCGATCGCCGACGTCATCCGCGCGGTCGAGGGCCCGTTGGCGACGGTCCGGGACGTGAGCCCGGCCACCCTGGACTACGACGGCCCGACCGAGAGCCTGCGAACGGTCTGGATCGCGGTCCGGGGCAGCCTGCGCCACGTGCTCGAGGACGTCACGCTGCAGGACGTCATGTCGGGCCGGCTGCCGCGCCACGTCGTCGCGATCGCCGACAAGTACGGCGTCGACGAGCGTCCCTGA